The Diadema setosum chromosome 12, eeDiaSeto1, whole genome shotgun sequence genome has a segment encoding these proteins:
- the LOC140235901 gene encoding uncharacterized protein — translation MEKDQEFSIEKFVDSPTVEELQTLKKVDLLRVAENYKVPAVKSTMKKSEITQHTIKFLVDEEVFPLQALRNLSGSPPGDVQGSVEVRLKELELEKARIELERERVSLERARQVGEREYGVSVSGGHFDIAKNVRMVPEFDEGDVDRYFLHFEQVADSMEWPKEKWPHLLQTKLKGKACDAYASLSREEAQHYATVKKAIMNAYALVPEAYRQKFRNSRKLDSQSFREFAKVKEISFTRWLQSVGVATVDDLRELVLLEEFKSSLPQEVRSHIEERKAKTLSVASTMADEYTLSRSHGNRYVGSKYAAPNRLSVGKTNFSSKTEVKAGLVVENETDKKGRNTEKPIVCFHCRQPGHVKSTCPVLNKKKQEKDKEKKSHPNGLVSRSVESTGDWCEQVQSVIKSADQDKIKSQYEPFTSVGYVSLVGCDEARKVTILRDTGASQSLILDSVLPFGQTSSTGTSVLLQGVEGGYVEAPLHTVDLQSGLVSGRVSLGVRKSLPMDGVALILGNDLAGDKVTIPVVSAVPLDKEGNETAALVQEFPEVFPACVVTRSMCRKSEESEMKASQGDIGLEGSFVCRLDDVEVSKPAASKSHEIGDESQPVDENEIGLNKSSLIDAQKNDPQLVALCDSALAEEEALSERTCYYVKGDVLMRKWMPVDSSSDEEWREVHQIVIPRVFRKHILSVSHESALGGHLGVNKTVDKILKHFFWPGLRRDVSDFCRTCHVCQVVGKPNQKIPPAPLKPIPAFDEPFSTVIIDCVGPLPKTKAGHEYLLTMMCASTRFPEAVPLRRITAQNVSKALVKFFTTVGLPKVVQSDQGSNFTSKIFQQVMRELGIKCVTSSAYHPQSQGALERFHQTLKNMMRTYCFEVEKDWDEGLPLLLFSVRESVQESLGFSPFELVFGHEVRGPLKVLREKLLGEDESPGLLNYVTTFRGRLTRAREFAAGHLRNSQKNMKQLFDKRSRERMFSPGEKVLILLPIPGNPLCARFSGPYVVEERLSDVNYIIQTPDRKKKKRLCHINMLKKYVERSAGESAKPVMYVVGAVQDVPVPKTRKELMRFIGMAGYYRRFCHNFSDVVAPLTDLLRKNVKFQWSAACQSAFDQVKAILSSGPVLAAPDFKKGFSLAVDASDVGAGAVLMQADDDGVDRPVCYFSKKFNTHQRKYSTVEKETLALILSLSHFDVYVGSTTQPIVVWTDHNPLTFVNRMRNKNQRLMRWSLILQDYNLDIKHIRGKENIVADALSRA, via the coding sequence ATGGAGAAAGATCAAGAGTTTTCCATTGAGAAGTTTGTGGATTCACCCACAGTTGAGGAGTTGCAAACCTTGAAAAAGGTTGATTTGTTGCGTGTTGCAGAAAACTACAAGGTTCCTGCTGTGAAGAGTACAATGAAAAAGTCAGAGATTACACAGCAcacaatcaaatttcttgtagatgAAGAAGTATTTCCCCTCCAGGCATTGCGTAACTTATCAGGTAGTCCCCCTGGTGATGTGCAAGGGAGTGTAGAAGTACGTCTGAAAGAGCTTGAACTTGAGAAAGCGAGAattgagttagagagagagagggtttcTCTAGAAAGGGCTCGTCAAGTCGGTGAGAGAGAGTATGGTGTAAGCGTCAGTGGTGGGCATTTTGATATCgccaaaaatgtcagaatggTCCCTGAGTTCGATGAAGGAGATGTGGATAGATATTTCCTGCACTTCGAACAGGTGGCGGATAGCATGGAGTGGCCGAAAGAAAAATGGCCTCATCTCTTGCAGACTAAGTTAAAGGGAAAGGCATGTGATGCTTATGCTTCACTGTCGCGCGAAGAGGCTCAGCATTATGCAACAGTAAAAAAGGCAATCATGAACGCGTACGCCTTGGTTCCTGAAGCGTACAGACAGAAATTCAGGAATAGTAGAAAACTAGATTCACAGTCATTCAGAGaatttgcaaaagtgaaggAAATTTCCTTCACTCGTTGGCTGCAATCAGTAGGCGTGGCTACTGTTGATGATTTGCGGGAACTTGTGCTACTAGAGGAGTTTAAGAGTTCGCTACCTCAAGAGGTGCGTTCGCATATTGAGGAACGAAAAGCGAAAACTTTGTCGGTAGCTAGTACAATGGCTGACGAGTATACTCTGTCCCGTAGTCACGGAAACAGGTATGTAGGAAGCAAATATGCAGCTCCTAATCGTCTAAGTGTTGGTAAGACAAATTTTAGCAGTAAGACAGAGGTGAAGGCTGGTCTGGTGGTAGAAAATGAGACTGACAAGAAAGGTAGGAACACTGAGAAGCCTATTGTGTGTTTCCATTGTAGGCAACCAGGGCATGTGAAGTCTACTTGTCCcgttctgaacaagaaaaaacaggaaaaagacaaagaaaagaagtctcATCCAAATGGATTGGTGAGTCGTTCGGTTGAATCGACAGGTGATTGGTGTGAACAAGTTCAGAGTGTGATTAAGTCGGCTGATCAAGACAAGATTAAGTCTCAGTATGAACCATTCACTTCTGTAGGCTATGTGTCATTGGTAGGGTGTGATGAAGCTAGAAAGGTTACCATCCTGCGAGATACTGGTGCATCCCAGTCATTGATTCTTGACAGTGTTTTACCTTTTGGGCAAACGTCGTCCACAGGCACAAGTGTACTGTTACAAGGAGTAGAAGGAGGTTACGTTGAGGCCCCTCTTCACACAGTCGATTTGCAGTCAGGCCTAGTTTCAGGAAGGGTGAGCCTTGGTGTTAGGAAGTCACTTCCTATGGATGGTGTAGCATTGATATTAGGCAATGATCTTGCAGGAGACAAAGTGACTATTCCAGTGGTCAGTGCAGTCCCTTTGgataaagaaggaaatgagaCAGCTGCATTGGTTCAGGAATTCCCTGAAGTTTTCCCAGCTTGTGTAGTCACACGTTCCATGTGTAGAAAATCAGAGGAGTCTGAAATGAAGGCTAGTCAAGGGGATATCGGTCTAGAAGGGAGTTTCGTCTGTCGGTTAGATGATGTAGAAGTAAGCAAACCCGCAGCATCAAAATCACATGAGATAGGGGATGAGTCTCAGCCTGTAGATGAAAATGAGATTGGGTTGAACAAGAGCTCTTTGATTGATGCACAGAAGAATGATCCACAGTTGGTAGCATTGTGTGATAGTGCTCTTGCTGAAGAAGAAGCACTGAGTGAAAGGACTTGCTACTATGTGAAAGGAGATGtgttgatgaggaagtggatgCCAGTTGACTCTTCTAGTGATGAAGAATGGCGAGAAGTTCACCAAATTGTCATTCCAAGAGTATTTCGTAAACATATCTTGAGTGTGTCACATGAGTCAGCTCTTGGTGGTCATCTTGGAGTCAATAAGACGGTTGACaagattttgaaacatttcttttgGCCTGGCTTGAGACGGGATGTTTCAGATTTCTGTAGAACTTGCCATGTTTGTCAAGTGGTGGGGAAACCTAATCAGAAGATTCCTCCTGCTCCCCTAAAGCCCATACCAGCATTTGATGAGCCGTTTAGCACAGTTATCATAGACTGTGTTGGTCCTTTGCCAAAGACAAAGGCTGGACATGAGTACTTGCTCACTATGATGTGCGCTTCTACGAGATTTCCAGAAGCTGTGCCACTTCGGCGTATCACTGCACAGAACGTTAGCAAGGCGTTAGTGAAGTTCTTCACAACGGTTGGCTTGCCAAAGGTGGTGCAATCAGACCAGGGTTCCAACTTCACTTCAAAGATATTTCAGCAAGTGATGCGTGAGTTGGGTATCAAATGTGTTACCTCGAGTGCCTATCATCCACAGAGTCAAGGCGCTCTGGAGCGTTTTCATCAGACGCTGAAGAACATGATGAGAACATACTGCTTTGAGGTCGAGAAGGACTGGGATGAAGGCTTGCCGTTGTTGCTTTTCTCGGTGCGAGAGTCTGTGCAAGAGTCCTTAGGATTTAGTCCCTTTGAGTTAGTGTTTGGACACGAGGTTCGTGGTCCATTGAAGGTCTTGAGAGAGAAGCTGTTGGGTGAGGATGAGTCACCTGGTTTGTTGAATTATGTGACCACGTTCCGTGGTAGGCTGACTCGTGCACGTGAATTTGCAGCTGGACATTTGAGAAACAGTCAAAAGAACATGAAGCAGTTGTTTGATAAGAGGTCCAGGGAAAGAATGTTCAGTCCCGGTGAAAAGGTATTGATACTGTTGCCCATTCCTGGTAACCCTCTGTGTGCTCGCTTCTCTGGTCCCTATGTCGTGGAGGAGAGATTGAGTGATGTGAATTACATCATTCAGACGCCagacaggaagaaaaagaaacggtTGTGTCACATCAACATGTTGAAGAAGTATGTTGAGAGAAGTGCAGGTGAAAGTGCGAAGCCAGTCATGTATGTGGTAGGAGCAGTCCAAGATGTCCCTGTTCCCAAGACGAGGAAGGAGCTGATGAGATTCATCGGCATGGCCGGATACTACCGTCGCTTCTGCCATAACTTCTCGGATGTTGTGGCGCCCTTGACTGATCTCCTGCGGAAGAATGTGAAGTTCCAGTGGTCAGCAGCATGCCAGTCTGCGTTTGACCAAGTGAAGGCAATCCTGTCGAGTGGTCCTGTATTGGCAGCGCCGGACTTCAAGAAAGGCTTCAGCCTAGCTGTCGATGCCAGCGATGTCGGAGCAGGCGCCGTGCTGATGCAAGCTGATGACGATGGAGTGGACAGACCGGTCTGCTACTTCTCAAAGAAGTTCAACACGCACCAGCGGAAGTATTCTACCGTTGAGAAGGAGACCCTAGCGTTAATTCTTTCGCTCAGCCATTTTGATGTCTACGTGGGCAGCACAACTCAACCGATTGTTGTGTGGACTGATCACAACCCACTGACATTCGTCAAcagaatgagaaacaaaaaccagagacTAATGCGATGGAGTTTAATCCTACAGGATTATAACCTTGACATTAAGCACATTCGCGGAAAGGAAAACATTGTCGCAGACGCCCTTTCTCGTGCTTAA